The genome window acaCTACAGTCGAGTATTATGGGTTTGGTTGTAGGTTTGTGATTTTGTGGATGGGATCGTTTTGATTTCACTTTTATATAAATAACCGAATACCGAATTTCGAGTTTTTATCGACATAAGTTTATGAACAAGGCCAAATTGCAAGGGTATTCTACTCTATGTTTTGGCATTTCCTCGATCTATTTTCGCTTTTCTGATCATTTTGATGTTGGCATTAAATGCGCCAATAAACAAATTCAGTGAGAAGTAAACAAACTAGTCTCGAACGCATTCGAATAACAACTTTTCCCTATCAACTAGCATTGATCTTTGCACTTGAACGAAACGCCGAAAGCGACGTGAGCTGCATGCAAAAGTCAAATTGACAGGCCCCCGCAGCCcctaaaatatattttttaaaccaaaacTGAGCCCCCTCCCCCAATTGCATTATCTATtgcaaataacaaaaaaaaaacgcgcAACTAAAGCAACTCGTAAAGGTTAAGCACGAATCGCTACGACAGTATGCATCCGATAAGAAGATCTATACAGAGTACGGTAAATTTAGTAAACAGATCAAACTgctacaatttatttaattttttttttttacaagattcttttgtttttgtattgaACATTCTTTAATTTGAGTGAACACAATTTTGTATGAGGATACTTTTCTAACATTTAAAGGACGTTTTGCAAGAGTATAAAATTGATTTCGAGCACATGCTCGATACAGAGACACAATTGccataattaaataataaacaattgcACAAAGTGCTGAGAATGCGGCGTACAAATTGGCTCGGTCAATAGATATAGAGCCCTCGAAACTGgatcgtgttttttttttttttttttgccatgtGCAAATTGAGTTAAAGTCGCAATGGACCAAAGGAAACCCCATCCACCACACACCCCCTCtattttattcaatttccCCAAGCATATTCCCAGACAACGTGACGTCGCTCAGGTTTATAGACTTTTTTCGTCGCTTCTTTGCGATGTATGCAAAATTATTTGGCAATTTCATATGCAGTCTCTGTGTATCTGCAAGATACGCACAAGTGGACATGGACATCTCCTAATGGCCTGCACGTCTCCAGAAGTTGAACAACACAATGGCGCCGAACAAGGCATTACATAAGTTTTGATGTTCTAGTCATGAGAAATGCGGAGATTTCGAGAGGGTTAAGTAAAGAGGGGCAGATTGATGTGTGTCTTAGATTAGATTGGATATGGTAATTGACGGGGGGGTGGTACTGGCGAGGTGCTACAGAGACGAACGTTAAGGCTCTTTTGTGCTCAATTGGCAATGCACACTTGAAGAGCCCAAGAAGCCAAACAAGCTGAGATCATAACTAAACAACCAATCAATTATCGATTAGGTGGGGCCTGTACTATTCAGTTTCTTGCTAGACTTTGCAATATAAACAATAGCTGAAATAGCGAAAATGTTTTAAAGAAGCATCAGAATGTTTGTTTGCCCATACCCCAAATAACTTGCTCATTAATGATTCCTAACCAATATTCTTAATTGCTCGCTCCGTGGTTCAGCCATGCATATGAATTATTTCTGTAACGCTTTCCTTCGAGGAAACAACTTATCCAAGGGgctgccaaaataaaaaaggatTTCCATGCCGGAACGGGGCACCCGTTCACCGCTCCTCATCCGCTATATACATATTCACCTTGCCTTCTGTGTTTGTCAGTCGTGCAGTCCGTTCCGCCATTCTCTAGGTCGTTCAGTTGTCCCGCCCTATAGCGTATATAGACTGAAAACCGTGATATTGTAGATAGATAGGTAGATAGTATGGTATAGCAGAGTATAGTAGTGGGGGGATGGAGCGCTAGAGCTTTGGCTTAGCGGCGACATCGCGTGGTTGTGTTAAATAATTATGTCAATATTTGAGTTTCATTATTTTGTTCCATTTTGCGGGCGCTCATGAAAATCTACTTATCTCGTTATGTACGTTTATATGCGATCTAACGAATAAATAAGCGAGCAAGAGcaatttttcttgtttttcccCATATACTTCCCAGTGAAAATGCtacaattattttttaattggtgCCGTAAGAACTAATGAGTTGTTTCGCAATCTTGAGTGGTAATATATTGGCATAGCGAAatttataagattttcttTAAGGCAACCGCATAATTTAGTAACATGATTTATTTACTAATTTTCGGACATTACACAATTAAATGGCTCATCGATTCaacacttttgttttcatttgtgCATTTACTACGACGACGAGTTCAATGACTCAACATCTCTAAATGGTAGTTTGCTAGGTTTGCGGAGGCGTTTGCAAACCTGCCACATATAATAGGAACTATAAATAGTCGCAGTGCCGCGAGATGTTAGTTATGACTGACTAATTGGACGACTGAGTGCCTTTGATCCTATTACGGTGCGGATACCCTGCACACTCGGAGTAAAAACAGTCGGCATAAATATGTACAATTGCTGCGCCTCGTCAATCGCATTGTGACGTCGTCAATGGCAGCAGGAAAATGCCAACAGACTGCCAATAGCCAGCGGATAATGAGGTCACAGCACATGGGACTGGGCTGGGCAAGGGCTGTGCCAAAGaaatcaaacaaacaaagcccAATGAATATTTGGGAATGAtgaaaaaattgccaaaattcGCACACAGCCCCCAGACATGggggccaaaaacaaaaagcaaatgGCAGATACAAAACGAAATGGAGTACAGTGGGCATGACAAACATTTTATGTATTACCTACATGAAGTCTATAATGATGCCGGAGGCATTATATTGATAgattattacttttaatacggGTTTACTTcgaaattgatttaaaaaaatgaaaatatctATAAATAAAGATAAAGTACATCCTGCATACCACTGTCGGTGAAAAGGAAAACTCATTTTCCAAATGAAATGCTCCCATTATGGAATATCAGTGTATAAAGTGAGGTTTTCGAATAAGGAGGACAGCAGCAACGTCATCGTTTACACAACGTACCGCAATCGCTAAAAGTGGCTGTGCAGAGAGAGAATGGCAAAAAAGAAGCGGTGGAAAAGGGGCGTGGTTGTGGGCTGAAAGCAGCTAGACAAGGAAACGGAAAGAGGAATATTTGGCCAAGAGATTAAAGGGCTTTAAAGACAGGCAGACCGGCGCGGAAGGCCGAGTATGGCGTCATTAGCAAATATTTGGGCAGGCCCAAGATACCGTCGTCATAGTTGGTTGTCCTTCCGCTTACCATCTATGTATGTTCCTTTGAACATGTATGGGCTCGGGAGCAAATCAAACGTTACACTTGGTTTCATGAGCCGCCAGCCTTCTCAGTTAGTTGTCCAATCGAATTGCCATTCAGTGGATCGAACTCCAGCTGGCCGAAAGTGTCAAATTGAATACTCATCATTTGGTCCTGCTCTGTCTTTTCAGGTAATGGAGAGGCGTCTTGGTGCTTCTCACAGATTAAAGGCGCCCTAGACGATGATGTCACGGATGCAGACATCATATCCTGCGTGGAATTCAATCACGATGGCGAGCTGCTGGCCACTGGTGACAAGGGCGGTCGCGTCGTTATCTTTCAGGTGagtgaaatatattttttgtgcaATCGTTACATTATTTAACTTATCATCAAACTATTGCAGCGTGATCCTGCCTCAAAAGCCGCCAATCCGCGACGCGGCGAATACAATGTCTATTCGACATTCCAATCGCACGAGCCCGAATTCGACTACCTCAAGTCCCTGGAGATTGAGGAGAAGATAAACAAGATCCGGTGGCTGCAACAAAAGAATcccgtgcactttctgctcTCGACCAACGACAAGACAGTCAAATTGTGGAAGGTCAGTGAGCGTGACAAGTCGTTCGGCGGCTACAACACGAAGGAGGAGAACGGCCTGATCCGGGATCCACAGAATGTAACGGCCCTCCGAGTGCCATCCGTGAAGCAGATACCACTGCTGGTGGAGGCCTCCCCACGGCGCACCTTCGCCAATGCACACACCTATCACATCAATTCAATAAGCGTTAATTCGGATCAGGAGACCTTCTTGTCGGCCGACGACCTGCGGATCAATCTGTGGCACTTGGAGGTGGTCAACCAGAGCTACAACATTGTCGACATCAAGCCAACCAACATGGAGGAGCTAACAGAGGTGATCACGGCGGCCGAATTCCATCCGACCGAGTGCAATGTGTTTGTCTACTCGAGCTCTAAGGGCACAATACGATTATGTGATATGCGTTCGGCGGCGCTATGCGACCGGCACAGCAAACAGTTCGAGGAGCCCGAGAATCCAACGAATCGTAGCTTTTTCAGCGAAATAATCAGCTCCATCAGCGATGTGAAGCTAAGCAACTCGGGTCGCTACATGATCTCCAGGGATTACTTGAGCATCAAAGTGTGGGATCTGCACATGGAAACAAAGCCCATTGAGACTTATCCGGTTAGTTATTACCTAATATAATGTGTTTCTTGAAGGTAGAGGTATCTGCAGAAGTTTTGAAGCACATCTGATTTTAGCTGAGAGTCATACTAATTTCAtggtttattttttacagGTTCATGAATACCTGCGCGCCAAGCTGTGCTCGCTGTACGAGAATGACTGCATCTTCGACAAGTTCGAGTGCTGTTGGAACGGCAAGGACAGCTCAATAATGACCGGAAGCTACAACAACTTCTTCCGCGTCTTCGACCGCAACTCGAAAAAGGATGTGACGCTAGAGGCGTCCAGGGACATCATCAAACCGAAAACGGTGCTTAAGCCACGGAAAGTTTGCACTGGCGGCAAACGGAAGAAGGATGAGATCAGCGTGGACTGTCTAGATTTCAACAAGAAGATCCTGCACACCGCCTGGCACCCCGAAGAAAATATCATCGCCGTGGCTGCGACCAATAACCTATTCATATTTCAGGATAAATTTTAGCCAACACTCCTCACAAGAACCACACCATACGCCACAATCACACAAGCAACTATATCTACAGAAACACCAAGAACTACGATCACGCCTCATTCTTATGTTAAATTAATTGGTTTGTTTCAAAATAGTTTTCAAATTTCACTTGCAATCAAATTGTTTGCCTAATACCATTACCTCAGGCCACCCTTGCCCTATCCCCATCCGTTCCCCTTCCCGCCCCCCAAAAAAACCAACCTTACATCATACATAATGCCATAGCAAAAGCTTTGTATAACGAGAAACAATACCAGAAACTTAAGAGAtggaaacaaatttttatacATTACATTTATAGATAGTGAAGCGTATATTTGATTTCATGTAGCGCAATTCAAAAACCCACAATAAGAGTAATATATTATGATAGCTATTGATTTCGCCGaaaatttttgtataattagCGCCAGCGCCGAAGTATTTGTAATAAAAGATAATAATAtacaacataaaaaaaaaaaaatcataaaatgcatgttgtaatattttttctgTTCGCTTGTTAAGTTTACGATGAAAAGTCAAGAAACATATGCGCCCTGTTTGCTCTACTTTATAAATATAGACTAAACACGAATTTCCGATTGTTTATTCGTTTGACAACGTTCATTCCATGCAAAAAGAGACGATAGGCCGCGGAGCTTGTCGATCGACTATGTCTCATTTTAAATCTCATCAGCAACGTCAGCAATCGAACAGCCGGAAGTTGTCTCAGTCAAACCAATTTAAAATGCTCATTTAAACACTTAATAAATTCACTAAGAACCCAATGCTAGACCAGAAAGCAGAAGTCAAAGAGATGAGGCAAACGCGGAAGAAGTATAAAATAGATGCATTGATAACGTATGCATCGCAGTTAATTGATAcctacatatacatataaaaaacGCAGCCTAAgtttaaaatacaaattagtGTTCTCAATTCGTTTAATTTAAAGTCTATCTGAAATGAgagaaacaagaaaaaaaaaccaataaaaagaaaacactaTTTTTATACGCTACATTTAAGCTAAGTATTGCTACTTTTAGTTCAACTATGCGTGCGTGCGTCCAAGACCAATTCTCACATATAGTCTATCTGCCCCTtggccccgccccctttttcaTCGGTCAACGACTTTTCCAGCGTGTTTACTGTTTTGTAAAGTTTCTTCTGTTCATTATCATGTTTTCCATAAAGAACTATAAACAAAGCAACCATTTTTATAGGTTATCTAGTGTCTAGTgttaacaaataaaaaacaaaacaaaaaattatataaaacgCAAACCATAAATGATAAATGAAAGTAAAAGTAAATTATAAACCATGCGCTGAAAATGTTAAACGACAAAATTCTGAAAAATGTACGGCAGCAAGTTCAAAACACTGAAATGTAAACGCataaaatgatgaaataaaaactaaaacaacATAAATTGTGCTTCTTATGAGAATAAtgatatattattaatattgtaCTTTCAATAAACTAGTAATACGAGTACGAAGAGTGCAGCGGGATAGAAGATAGAAGCAGAGCCTAAATTGTTTAGAAAATAAGAATTCAGTGAAAATTGGTCTAGATCCTGAGTTAATCGTATACAAATTTTCCAGAAGTTCGatacaaatattttggttgcaaatttcatgtttttgATCGACGACCCTCTTATTCAATTTTGTTTGCAACGCACATCTTATTCATATATCTTTGACATGcctttttgtaaataaaatcgCAAACACAAAAAAGAGAACTTAAAACGAAAACATTATtcattaaatgaaataaaatccAAAGCAGTCGAGTAGAGAAACTGTTGCAATTGCTGTTTGAATAAAAACGCAAACAGACGACAAATTGCAATTGATTAGTTTTAAAAACATTGAATTGCTATTCAAAATAAAGATctaataaaagcaaacttaAGGATAAAGTTTAGTTTTGCAAGCAagaaaattgtgaaaaataaTGAAAGTGTGTTTTATTTCGTCCCAGGCAGTCCCAGATGGTTACATTTACCCTGATAAGAACTATGATCAAGAAAagctataaaaataatactcAATGGGGTCAGTAACATTAATATcgcaatatatattttatgcgAATTAATTTGCTCTACGTGATAGCGAGTAATTATAGAACTTTTCCGaagaattttataaaaatcatGTACAGTGCACATGTAGgtggtatatatgtatattgtgGTATTATTTTGGAATCTTTCAAGCACACCTCGCGTATTCCGTATGCAGCGAGTACCGTTACGTCCACTCTTGGCCATTTCAATGCCAATCACGCATGCGCACAGCTCAAGAGAGAAAGACTCGGAGAGCACAGTGCTCACTTAACATTGCCAAGACCACGACGTCGGAACTCCGAAAGAAACCCAAACCGAAATAACGGCGGCTTAAAGTCTCAGTTCACTCAGATCGCTTGGACAGTGCGGTTCGTTTTTGATTTCGGCCTTAAGCGCGAGCTTTggaaaaagtaaaaaatatatataaaaacgcCGGAACTGCTGCCTAAACCTGTTTTGGCCAAGTgaacacaacaacaatagcagcGAAAACGCATGCAAGTGACGAAACGACCTTAagcaaaagcaagaaaaattataaataatttacttGGCTAtcaattaatattaaacatacatatatatgtatgtttttgAAATCTGACCATCTTCAGTGACGCAGCGAACCCGGGAAAAAACCCGAAATGCAAAATGCTGCAGCGTGAATAAGCATTCAAAGACATAAAATCGattcaaaaattttaaaaaattaaaacgtGGCTTTGGAAGTGGGAGTGAAATAAACCAGACCGGGATAACAAAGGAAGGAAATAAGATGACATTGAGCAGCAGAGTTCTTTGTCTGCGATTGCAGCACCATTTACTACTGGTTATTTTAACGATTTTCCTGCTATGCCCCGCCGCATGTGAGTTAACTAGACTACATTGCAAACTTAACAATAACAAGAAAACCGAGGCAAACTGCAAAAGAAAGAGAAATTTGTACTGGCGTTACGCTCCAGACGGGGCGAAAACAAATTCACTTTCGTGTAAAACTAGAGAAACTGGTCTAGTCTTGGATTGGTCTCGCAGAGCTCCCGCCAGGGGGCGCCACCTGGCCCAGTGGCAGTAAATCAGAAGCCAAATTGTTGGCTTATTAGTCAGAgcgaaaatcaaaaaaaaaaaaaacaagtttgTTGTCATAGTCTTTCGTTTGCGATTTGCTTtcaatgtttttgtttttgccggCTTTGAATTTTCTAAATGATAACTTATCCAAATAGTGGCTCAGAACGAAGAGGAGGATGGTCCGTACCGGGGAAAATATCTGGGGAAACTGAACTCCTACCATCATCAAGTGTCCGGCGATGTGTACGCCGTGAATGAGTACACCTTTCTGATTGTGGGCTTCAACTACGACGGCAACGGGGCGGATACGTTCTTCTGGTCGGGCGCCAGTAATCGGCCGGGACCGCAGGGGTTCATTGTGCCCGATGAGTATGGCAAGTAAgtgtaaaaatatatattattccTATGGAGAATAAAGTGACATGAATATATGATGCAAATGCTAACCGTAGAACCAACATCCTGGATCGCTATCACAACAAGGATTTCACGCTGACACTGCCGGATCGAAAGAAGATAACTGAAATCAAATGGCTGGCGGTGTACGATCTGAGCAGTCAAAACAACTTTGGCGACGTGTATATACCCGAGGAGTTTGATCCACCGATGAGCCAATTGGGCGGAACCTTCTCCAAGCGCAGTCACAAtgtgagcagcagcagtgtTGAGATCTTGGACTCAAAGACCATTCGCATCAAGGACTTTACCTACGATGGGCGCGGCAAGAGGACATTTTTCTGGACAGGAGTCGGGCCACAGCCGTCGAGTCGAGGAAGCAAGCTGCCAGATGAGCGAGGATAGTAAGTGTCTCTAGGGATTTAAGAAAGTTAATCACAAACCCATTTAAACAATGATCATTTAGCCTTGATCCTATAAGACAGTACAACAAGGAGACCATAGAACTGGAACTGCCTGGCGATAAGACTATCTTTGACAT of Drosophila mauritiana strain mau12 chromosome 3R, ASM438214v1, whole genome shotgun sequence contains these proteins:
- the LOC117146040 gene encoding protein phosphatase PP2A 55 kDa regulatory subunit isoform X1 gives rise to the protein MGRWGRQSPVLEPPDPQMQATPPPPTLPPRTFMRQSSITKIGNMLNTAININGAKKPASNGEASWCFSQIKGALDDDVTDADIISCVEFNHDGELLATGDKGGRVVIFQRDPASKAANPRRGEYNVYSTFQSHEPEFDYLKSLEIEEKINKIRWLQQKNPVHFLLSTNDKTVKLWKVSERDKSFGGYNTKEENGLIRDPQNVTALRVPSVKQIPLLVEASPRRTFANAHTYHINSISVNSDQETFLSADDLRINLWHLEVVNQSYNIVDIKPTNMEELTEVITAAEFHPTECNVFVYSSSKGTIRLCDMRSAALCDRHSKQFEEPENPTNRSFFSEIISSISDVKLSNSGRYMISRDYLSIKVWDLHMETKPIETYPVHEYLRAKLCSLYENDCIFDKFECCWNGKDSSIMTGSYNNFFRVFDRNSKKDVTLEASRDIIKPKTVLKPRKVCTGGKRKKDEISVDCLDFNKKILHTAWHPEENIIAVAATNNLFIFQDKF
- the LOC117146040 gene encoding protein phosphatase PP2A 55 kDa regulatory subunit isoform X2; translation: MAGNGEASWCFSQIKGALDDDVTDADIISCVEFNHDGELLATGDKGGRVVIFQRDPASKAANPRRGEYNVYSTFQSHEPEFDYLKSLEIEEKINKIRWLQQKNPVHFLLSTNDKTVKLWKVSERDKSFGGYNTKEENGLIRDPQNVTALRVPSVKQIPLLVEASPRRTFANAHTYHINSISVNSDQETFLSADDLRINLWHLEVVNQSYNIVDIKPTNMEELTEVITAAEFHPTECNVFVYSSSKGTIRLCDMRSAALCDRHSKQFEEPENPTNRSFFSEIISSISDVKLSNSGRYMISRDYLSIKVWDLHMETKPIETYPVHEYLRAKLCSLYENDCIFDKFECCWNGKDSSIMTGSYNNFFRVFDRNSKKDVTLEASRDIIKPKTVLKPRKVCTGGKRKKDEISVDCLDFNKKILHTAWHPEENIIAVAATNNLFIFQDKF